One segment of Erigeron canadensis isolate Cc75 chromosome 2, C_canadensis_v1, whole genome shotgun sequence DNA contains the following:
- the LOC122588616 gene encoding serine/threonine protein phosphatase 2A 55 kDa regulatory subunit B beta isoform-like isoform X2 — protein MTGGDGDGDVTAAPPLDWKFSQVFGERTAGEEVQEVDIISAIEFDKSGDHLATGDRGGRVVLFERTDAREHGGSRKDLEKADYPSSRHPEFRYKTEFQSHEPEFDYLKSLEIEEKINKIRWCQTANGALFLLSTNDKTIKYWKVQEKKVKKIAEINLDTSKAVGNGSIGNSSVSLSHKSSHTANGECTDNTYASLNKDFSSLGALQSLRLPVVTSNETSLVARCRRVYAHAHDYHINSISNNSDGETFISADDLRINLWNLEISNQSFNIVDVKPANMEDLTEVITSAEFHPTHCNTLAYSSSKGSIRLIDLRQSALCDRHSKLFEEQESPGSRSFFTEIIASISDIKFGREGRYILSRDYMTLKLWDINMDSGPVSTFQVHEYLRPKLCDLYENDSIFDKFECCLSGDGQRVATGSYSNLFRVFGSGPSSSEATTLEASKNPMRRQVQTPSRPSRSLSSSITRVVRRGGESPGNDANGNSFDFSTKLLHLAWHPTENSIACAAANSLYMYYA, from the exons ATGACCGGTGGTGACGGTGACGGAGATGTTACCGCAGCTCCGCCGCTAGACTGGAAATTTTCTCAGGTGTTCGGTGAACGCACCGCCGGTGAAGAAGTACAAGAag TTGATATCATATCTGCTATAGAGTTTGATAAAAGCGGTGACCATCTTGCAACTGGTGATCGTGGGGGAAGGGTGGTATTATTCGAGAGGACTGATGCAAGAGAG CATGGTGGAAGCAGAAAGGATTTAGAGAAGGCTGATTATCCCAGTAGTCGGCATCCGGAGTTTCGTTACAAAACTGAGTTCCAGAGTCATGAACCTGAG TTTGATTATTTGAAGAGTTTGGAGATTGAGgagaaaattaataaaatcagATGGTGCCAAACAGCTAATGGTGCTCTTTTTCTTTTGTCTACCAATGACAAAACTATCAAATATTGGAAG GTTCAAGAAAAGAAGGTTAAGAAAATTGCGGAGATAAATTTGGACACTTCCAAAGCTGTTGGAAATGGAAGTATAGGCAATTCTAGTGTTTCTTTGAGCCATAAGTCTTCACATACAGCAAATGGAGAGTGCACGGATAATACTTACGCTAGTTTGAACAAGGACTTTTCTTCCTTAGGGGCACTCCAGTCATTGCGTTTACCTGTG GTAACTAGTAATGAGACAAGCCTTGTTGCAAGATGTAGAAGAGTGTATGCTCATGCACATGATTATCATATCAATTCTATCTCAAATAACAG TGATGGTGAAACATTCATCTCGGCTGATGATCTTCGGATTAACCTTTGGAATTTGGAAATTAGCAATCAAAGTTTCAACATTGTTGATGTTAAGCCTGCGAATATGGAGGACCTCACTG AGGTGATTACATCAGCTGAGTTTCATCCTACTCACTGCAACACACTAGCATATAGTAGCTCAAAAGGGTCCATTCGCCTTATTGATTTGCGTCAATCTGCCTTGTGTGATAGACACTCTAAATT GTTTGAAGAACAAGAATCACCTGGTTCAAGATCTTTCTTCACTGAGATAATAGCTTCTATTTCTGATATTAAGTTCGGAAGGGAAGGAAGATATATACTAAGCCGTGACTACATGACCCTTAAG TTATGGGACATCAATATGGACTCTGGTCCAGTTTCAACCTTTCAAGTTCACGAATATTTAAGACCTAAG CTTTGTGACTTGTATGAAAATGATTCAATTTTTGATAAGTTTGAGTGCTGTCTAAGTGGCGATGGTCAACGTGTAGCAACTGGTTCTTACAG CAATCTGTTCCGTGTATTTGGCTCTGGTCCCAGCAGTTCGGAAGCTACTACCCTGGAAGCTAGCAAAAATCCAATGAG GAGACAAGTGCAGACCCCTTCAAGGCCTTCAAGGTCACTAAGCAGCAGCATAACCCGTGTTGTTAGGCGAG GAGGAGAGAGCCCAGGAAATGATGCAAATGGGAACTCCTTTGATTTCTCAACAAAGTTGCTCCACCTAGCATGGCATCCTACTGAGAACTCTATAGCCTGTGCTGCTGCAAACAGCTTGTACATGTACTATGCATAA
- the LOC122588616 gene encoding serine/threonine protein phosphatase 2A 55 kDa regulatory subunit B beta isoform-like isoform X1, whose translation MTGGDGDGDVTAAPPLDWKFSQVFGERTAGEEVQEVDIISAIEFDKSGDHLATGDRGGRVVLFERTDAREHGGSRKDLEKADYPSSRHPEFRYKTEFQSHEPEFDYLKSLEIEEKINKIRWCQTANGALFLLSTNDKTIKYWKVQEKKVKKIAEINLDTSKAVGNGSIGNSSVSLSHKSSHTANGECTDNTYASLNKDFSSLGALQSLRLPVVVTSNETSLVARCRRVYAHAHDYHINSISNNSDGETFISADDLRINLWNLEISNQSFNIVDVKPANMEDLTEVITSAEFHPTHCNTLAYSSSKGSIRLIDLRQSALCDRHSKLFEEQESPGSRSFFTEIIASISDIKFGREGRYILSRDYMTLKLWDINMDSGPVSTFQVHEYLRPKLCDLYENDSIFDKFECCLSGDGQRVATGSYSNLFRVFGSGPSSSEATTLEASKNPMRRQVQTPSRPSRSLSSSITRVVRRGGESPGNDANGNSFDFSTKLLHLAWHPTENSIACAAANSLYMYYA comes from the exons ATGACCGGTGGTGACGGTGACGGAGATGTTACCGCAGCTCCGCCGCTAGACTGGAAATTTTCTCAGGTGTTCGGTGAACGCACCGCCGGTGAAGAAGTACAAGAag TTGATATCATATCTGCTATAGAGTTTGATAAAAGCGGTGACCATCTTGCAACTGGTGATCGTGGGGGAAGGGTGGTATTATTCGAGAGGACTGATGCAAGAGAG CATGGTGGAAGCAGAAAGGATTTAGAGAAGGCTGATTATCCCAGTAGTCGGCATCCGGAGTTTCGTTACAAAACTGAGTTCCAGAGTCATGAACCTGAG TTTGATTATTTGAAGAGTTTGGAGATTGAGgagaaaattaataaaatcagATGGTGCCAAACAGCTAATGGTGCTCTTTTTCTTTTGTCTACCAATGACAAAACTATCAAATATTGGAAG GTTCAAGAAAAGAAGGTTAAGAAAATTGCGGAGATAAATTTGGACACTTCCAAAGCTGTTGGAAATGGAAGTATAGGCAATTCTAGTGTTTCTTTGAGCCATAAGTCTTCACATACAGCAAATGGAGAGTGCACGGATAATACTTACGCTAGTTTGAACAAGGACTTTTCTTCCTTAGGGGCACTCCAGTCATTGCGTTTACCTGTGGTA GTAACTAGTAATGAGACAAGCCTTGTTGCAAGATGTAGAAGAGTGTATGCTCATGCACATGATTATCATATCAATTCTATCTCAAATAACAG TGATGGTGAAACATTCATCTCGGCTGATGATCTTCGGATTAACCTTTGGAATTTGGAAATTAGCAATCAAAGTTTCAACATTGTTGATGTTAAGCCTGCGAATATGGAGGACCTCACTG AGGTGATTACATCAGCTGAGTTTCATCCTACTCACTGCAACACACTAGCATATAGTAGCTCAAAAGGGTCCATTCGCCTTATTGATTTGCGTCAATCTGCCTTGTGTGATAGACACTCTAAATT GTTTGAAGAACAAGAATCACCTGGTTCAAGATCTTTCTTCACTGAGATAATAGCTTCTATTTCTGATATTAAGTTCGGAAGGGAAGGAAGATATATACTAAGCCGTGACTACATGACCCTTAAG TTATGGGACATCAATATGGACTCTGGTCCAGTTTCAACCTTTCAAGTTCACGAATATTTAAGACCTAAG CTTTGTGACTTGTATGAAAATGATTCAATTTTTGATAAGTTTGAGTGCTGTCTAAGTGGCGATGGTCAACGTGTAGCAACTGGTTCTTACAG CAATCTGTTCCGTGTATTTGGCTCTGGTCCCAGCAGTTCGGAAGCTACTACCCTGGAAGCTAGCAAAAATCCAATGAG GAGACAAGTGCAGACCCCTTCAAGGCCTTCAAGGTCACTAAGCAGCAGCATAACCCGTGTTGTTAGGCGAG GAGGAGAGAGCCCAGGAAATGATGCAAATGGGAACTCCTTTGATTTCTCAACAAAGTTGCTCCACCTAGCATGGCATCCTACTGAGAACTCTATAGCCTGTGCTGCTGCAAACAGCTTGTACATGTACTATGCATAA
- the LOC122586795 gene encoding dof zinc finger protein DOF1.6-like codes for MNNHPQFPEHEHLNCPRCDSSNTKFCYYNNYNLLQPRHYCKNCRRYWTKGGTLRKIPVGGGTRKSPATKPSSSKRLAADSSPATTPPAQLVKAEPSSSASSSCGVFDFSNNKNNNNNNNKSSSSNIRSEDGGVSGGGPATNLSIFTPGCRNIIKQHCHGQMRVFNSCASHVCIGFDQKTLKHIKHICKIVFSWVFFLQFLNWCKINDASCFQVQ; via the exons ATGAACAACCATCCGCAATTTCCGGAACACGAGCATCTAAACTGTCCAAGATGCGATTCAAGCAACACTAAATTCTGCTATTACAATAACTACAATCTGCTGCAGCCACGTCATTACTGTAAAAACTGCCGTCGTTATTGGACTAAAGGCGGCACCCTCCGTAAAATCCCCGTCGGAGGCGGTACTCGGAAATCACCAGCCACCAAACCATCGTCTAGTAAACGTCTGGCCGCTGATTCTTCACCGGCGACTACTCCGCCAGCTCAGCTTGTGAAGGCAGAACCATCTTCTTCTGCTTCTTCATCTTGTGGAGTTTTTGActttagtaataataaaaataataataataataataataaaagtagtagtagtaatatAAGATCGGAAGATGGTGGTGTGAGCGGAGGAGGTCCGGCGACCAATCTTTCTATTTTTACGCCAG GATGTAGAAACATTATCAAGCAACATTGCCATGGGCAAATGAGAGTTTTTAACAGCTGCGCAAGTCATGTATGCATAGGTTTTGATCAAAAAACGTTGAAGCACATTAAACACATTTGTAAAATCGTATTCTCATGGGTGTTCTTCCTCCAGTTTCTAAATTGGTGCAAAATAAATGACGCTTCCTGCTTTCAAGTTCAATAA